In one Aquila chrysaetos chrysaetos chromosome 24, bAquChr1.4, whole genome shotgun sequence genomic region, the following are encoded:
- the TCP11 gene encoding T-complex protein 11 homolog isoform X3, whose translation MPNPRPRARSGDKQPPREDGGSRDEKLPASGPSPAIPPQVLSMNELQEITDDISKLTIVHEILLNSDFKLQVASFSPDSLENRVKETLHEAFWDNLEEQLSASPPDYTWAIQLLQEIKEALLSLLLPRHNQLRSQIEEALDMQLIRQEAEHGALDIHGLTTYVLGTMARLCAPIRDEEVQGLQSLTDPTQLLREIFRVLGLMKMDMLNFTIQTLRTHLQDHTVQYEQKKFQQLLDKLPNSLDRTREWLCKAAAEVSASSSQPPPHPAVSGSAAAHSPGAASSSATVPSLGSVLNRGYMNLLCWEPGQKEYPETLFMDQARLQEVQAQVNQLTIIAAVLLVTNGMCGSTLCGSPGIVARLKRVTKVLLEGLSCTRCEEALEDIGDQVLQEVSRTLSQLGYPAFTTDKCASLKGQIKSIADKGNAVRHVIGQVC comes from the exons ATGCCCAatccccggccccgggcccggTCCGGCGACAAGCAGCCCCCGCGGGAGGACGGCGGGTCCCGTGACGAGAAGCTGCCGGCCTCCGGACCGTCACCCG CCATCCCTCCACAAGTTCTCTCCATGAACGAGCTACAGGAAATAACCGATGACATTTCCAAACTGACCATTGTACATGAAATTCTGCTCAACAGTGACTTCAAACTGCAAGTGGCCAGCTTCTCCCCAGACAg cCTGGAAAACAGAGTGAAGGAGACCTTGCACGAAGCCTTCTGGGACAACCTGGAGGAACAGCTCTCTGCTAGTCCCCCAGACTACACTTGGGCaatccagctgctgcaggagataAAAGAG GCCCTGCTATCATTGCTGCTGCCACGGCACAACCAACTGCGAAGCCAGATTGAAGAGGCCTTGGACATGCAGTTGATTAGACAGGAGGCTGAGCATGGGGCTCTGGATATCCACGGTCTCACCACGTACGTCCTTGGCACAATGGCAAGGCTGTGTGCGCCCATTCGAGATGAGGAAGTACAAGGGTTGCAAAGCCTCACAGACCCAACTCAACTTCTCAG GGAGATTTTCCGGGTGTTGGGCCTGATGAAAATGGATATGCTGAATTTTACCATCCAGACCCTCCGCACCCACTTGCAAGACCACACTGTCCAGTatgaacagaagaaattccaGCAACTCTTGGATAAGCTGCCTA ATAGCCTGGATCGCACGAGAGAGTGgctgtgcaaagcagcagcagaagtgtcCGCATCCTCTTCGCAGCCGCCACCCCACCCCGCAGTCAGTGGCTCAGCTGCCGCACACTCCCCAGGGGCAGCCAGCAGTAGCGCAACTGTGCCAAGTCTTGGGTCCGTGCTAAATCGAGGATACATGAatctgctctgctgggagccTGGGCAAAAAGAATACCCTGAG ACACTGTTTATGGATCAGGCCCGACTGCAGGAAGTACAAGCGCAGGTTAATCAGCTTACCATCATAGCTGCAGTCCTGCTAGTGACCAATGGCATGTGTGGAAGCACTTTATGTGGCTCACCTGGGATTGTAGCTAGGCTGAAACGGGTAACAAAGGTCCTCTTGGAAGGGCTGTCTTGTACCAG GTGTGAAGAAGCTTTAGAAGATATTGGCGACCAAGTGCTCCAGGAAGTCAGTAGGACTCTCTCACAGCTGGGTTACCCTGCTTTTACCACTGACAAGTGTGCTTCCCTGAAAGGCCAGATAAAAAGCATCGCGGACAAGGGCAATGCAGTCCGGCATGTCATCG GTCAGGTCTGTTAG
- the TCP11 gene encoding T-complex protein 11 homolog isoform X1 — protein sequence MPNPRPRARSGDKQPPREDGGSRDEKLPASGPSPAIPPQVLSMNELQEITDDISKLTIVHEILLNSDFKLQVASFSPDSLENRVKETLHEAFWDNLEEQLSASPPDYTWAIQLLQEIKEALLSLLLPRHNQLRSQIEEALDMQLIRQEAEHGALDIHGLTTYVLGTMARLCAPIRDEEVQGLQSLTDPTQLLREIFRVLGLMKMDMLNFTIQTLRTHLQDHTVQYEQKKFQQLLDKLPNSLDRTREWLCKAAAEVSASSSQPPPHPAVSGSAAAHSPGAASSSATVPSLGSVLNRGYMNLLCWEPGQKEYPETLFMDQARLQEVQAQVNQLTIIAAVLLVTNGMCGSTLCGSPGIVARLKRVTKVLLEGLSCTRCEEALEDIGDQVLQEVSRTLSQLGYPAFTTDKCASLKGQIKSIADKGNAVRHVIEQRIHSFLSLFISPDGPNSQKDFPKGLDTIQEELLEVGRRFGSVIQHNRQLFAPYYSGILKKVLLPDAEPDSDTGMDSS from the exons ATGCCCAatccccggccccgggcccggTCCGGCGACAAGCAGCCCCCGCGGGAGGACGGCGGGTCCCGTGACGAGAAGCTGCCGGCCTCCGGACCGTCACCCG CCATCCCTCCACAAGTTCTCTCCATGAACGAGCTACAGGAAATAACCGATGACATTTCCAAACTGACCATTGTACATGAAATTCTGCTCAACAGTGACTTCAAACTGCAAGTGGCCAGCTTCTCCCCAGACAg cCTGGAAAACAGAGTGAAGGAGACCTTGCACGAAGCCTTCTGGGACAACCTGGAGGAACAGCTCTCTGCTAGTCCCCCAGACTACACTTGGGCaatccagctgctgcaggagataAAAGAG GCCCTGCTATCATTGCTGCTGCCACGGCACAACCAACTGCGAAGCCAGATTGAAGAGGCCTTGGACATGCAGTTGATTAGACAGGAGGCTGAGCATGGGGCTCTGGATATCCACGGTCTCACCACGTACGTCCTTGGCACAATGGCAAGGCTGTGTGCGCCCATTCGAGATGAGGAAGTACAAGGGTTGCAAAGCCTCACAGACCCAACTCAACTTCTCAG GGAGATTTTCCGGGTGTTGGGCCTGATGAAAATGGATATGCTGAATTTTACCATCCAGACCCTCCGCACCCACTTGCAAGACCACACTGTCCAGTatgaacagaagaaattccaGCAACTCTTGGATAAGCTGCCTA ATAGCCTGGATCGCACGAGAGAGTGgctgtgcaaagcagcagcagaagtgtcCGCATCCTCTTCGCAGCCGCCACCCCACCCCGCAGTCAGTGGCTCAGCTGCCGCACACTCCCCAGGGGCAGCCAGCAGTAGCGCAACTGTGCCAAGTCTTGGGTCCGTGCTAAATCGAGGATACATGAatctgctctgctgggagccTGGGCAAAAAGAATACCCTGAG ACACTGTTTATGGATCAGGCCCGACTGCAGGAAGTACAAGCGCAGGTTAATCAGCTTACCATCATAGCTGCAGTCCTGCTAGTGACCAATGGCATGTGTGGAAGCACTTTATGTGGCTCACCTGGGATTGTAGCTAGGCTGAAACGGGTAACAAAGGTCCTCTTGGAAGGGCTGTCTTGTACCAG GTGTGAAGAAGCTTTAGAAGATATTGGCGACCAAGTGCTCCAGGAAGTCAGTAGGACTCTCTCACAGCTGGGTTACCCTGCTTTTACCACTGACAAGTGTGCTTCCCTGAAAGGCCAGATAAAAAGCATCGCGGACAAGGGCAATGCAGTCCGGCATGTCATCG AGCAGCGGATTCATTCCTTCCTCAGCCTTTTCATTTCCCCTGATGGACCGAATTCTCAAAAAGATTTCCCAAAGGGCCTCGATACCATTCAGGAAGAGCTGTTGGAAGTTGGGCGCAGGTTTGGAAGCGTGATCCAGCACAACAGGCAGCTGTTTGCACCTTACTACTCAGGAATTCTCAAGAAGGTGCTTCTTCCAGACGCAGAACCAGACTCGGACACAGGGATGGATTCTTCCTGA
- the TCP11 gene encoding T-complex protein 11 homolog isoform X2, translating to MPNPRPRARSGDKQPPREDGGSRDEKLPASGPSPAIPPQVLSMNELQEITDDISKLTIVHEILLNSDFKLQVASFSPDSLENRVKETLHEAFWDNLEEQLSASPPDYTWAIQLLQEIKEALLSLLLPRHNQLRSQIEEALDMQLIRQEAEHGALDIHGLTTYVLGTMARLCAPIRDEEVQGLQSLTDPTQLLREIFRVLGLMKMDMLNFTIQTLRTHLQDHTVQYEQKKFQQLLDKLPNSLDRTREWLCKAAAEVSASSSQPPPHPAVSGSAAAHSPGAASSSATVPSLGSVLNRGYMNLLCWEPGQKEYPETLFMDQARLQEVQAQVNQLTIIAAVLLVTNGMCGSTLCGSPGIVARLKRVTKVLLEGLSCTRCEEALEDIGDQVLQEVSRTLSQLGYPAFTTDKCASLKGQIKSIADKGNAVRHVIVSPRFLCWVLFHLRSVWKRASYPLCP from the exons ATGCCCAatccccggccccgggcccggTCCGGCGACAAGCAGCCCCCGCGGGAGGACGGCGGGTCCCGTGACGAGAAGCTGCCGGCCTCCGGACCGTCACCCG CCATCCCTCCACAAGTTCTCTCCATGAACGAGCTACAGGAAATAACCGATGACATTTCCAAACTGACCATTGTACATGAAATTCTGCTCAACAGTGACTTCAAACTGCAAGTGGCCAGCTTCTCCCCAGACAg cCTGGAAAACAGAGTGAAGGAGACCTTGCACGAAGCCTTCTGGGACAACCTGGAGGAACAGCTCTCTGCTAGTCCCCCAGACTACACTTGGGCaatccagctgctgcaggagataAAAGAG GCCCTGCTATCATTGCTGCTGCCACGGCACAACCAACTGCGAAGCCAGATTGAAGAGGCCTTGGACATGCAGTTGATTAGACAGGAGGCTGAGCATGGGGCTCTGGATATCCACGGTCTCACCACGTACGTCCTTGGCACAATGGCAAGGCTGTGTGCGCCCATTCGAGATGAGGAAGTACAAGGGTTGCAAAGCCTCACAGACCCAACTCAACTTCTCAG GGAGATTTTCCGGGTGTTGGGCCTGATGAAAATGGATATGCTGAATTTTACCATCCAGACCCTCCGCACCCACTTGCAAGACCACACTGTCCAGTatgaacagaagaaattccaGCAACTCTTGGATAAGCTGCCTA ATAGCCTGGATCGCACGAGAGAGTGgctgtgcaaagcagcagcagaagtgtcCGCATCCTCTTCGCAGCCGCCACCCCACCCCGCAGTCAGTGGCTCAGCTGCCGCACACTCCCCAGGGGCAGCCAGCAGTAGCGCAACTGTGCCAAGTCTTGGGTCCGTGCTAAATCGAGGATACATGAatctgctctgctgggagccTGGGCAAAAAGAATACCCTGAG ACACTGTTTATGGATCAGGCCCGACTGCAGGAAGTACAAGCGCAGGTTAATCAGCTTACCATCATAGCTGCAGTCCTGCTAGTGACCAATGGCATGTGTGGAAGCACTTTATGTGGCTCACCTGGGATTGTAGCTAGGCTGAAACGGGTAACAAAGGTCCTCTTGGAAGGGCTGTCTTGTACCAG GTGTGAAGAAGCTTTAGAAGATATTGGCGACCAAGTGCTCCAGGAAGTCAGTAGGACTCTCTCACAGCTGGGTTACCCTGCTTTTACCACTGACAAGTGTGCTTCCCTGAAAGGCCAGATAAAAAGCATCGCGGACAAGGGCAATGCAGTCCGGCATGTCATCG TTTCACCTCGGTTCCTGTGCTGGGTACTGTTTCATCTGCGTAGTGTTTGGAAGAGGGCTAGTTATCCACTGTGTCCCTGA